The Streptococcus sp. S5 genome contains a region encoding:
- a CDS encoding M24 family metallopeptidase, with the protein MNQRISNLRNKMKAQNLKAVLINNLKNVYYLTNFWGSNGTALVTEERVVLFTDSRYTIHAHATCFPFVEIVETRDELTGAAEIVKDLGIKELGFEDEVTVAYHARMASVFSGISLQSLANFVMELRLIKDETEIAAIKKACSISDQAFHDILDYIKVGKTTELEAATFLDFRMRELGASGVSFDIISAAGERSAMPHATPSDRVISAGDALTLDFGCLYNHYVSDMTRTIYAGHVSDKEREIYETVLKANQALIDAAKDGLGFRDFDKIPRDVIERAGYGQYFTHGIGHGIGLDIHEEPYFSQTSKEAIQAGMVLTDEPGIYIEGLSGVRIEDDLLITETGCEVLTLAPKELIVL; encoded by the coding sequence ATGAATCAACGGATCAGCAACTTAAGAAACAAAATGAAAGCCCAAAACCTCAAAGCGGTATTGATTAACAATTTGAAAAATGTTTATTACTTGACCAATTTCTGGGGTTCAAACGGGACTGCTTTGGTGACAGAAGAACGCGTGGTCCTCTTTACAGATTCGCGCTACACCATTCATGCCCATGCGACTTGTTTCCCCTTTGTAGAGATTGTGGAAACCCGCGATGAGTTGACTGGAGCTGCAGAGATCGTAAAGGATCTTGGCATCAAAGAACTTGGTTTTGAGGACGAAGTGACGGTGGCCTACCATGCCCGCATGGCTTCTGTTTTCAGTGGCATTAGCCTTCAATCCCTAGCGAACTTTGTCATGGAATTGCGCTTGATTAAAGATGAAACTGAGATTGCGGCCATTAAAAAAGCTTGTAGCATCTCTGACCAAGCCTTCCATGATATTTTAGACTATATCAAGGTAGGGAAAACGACAGAGTTGGAAGCAGCAACTTTCCTTGATTTTAGAATGCGGGAGTTGGGAGCTTCTGGTGTATCTTTTGATATTATTTCAGCAGCTGGTGAACGCTCTGCCATGCCTCATGCGACTCCAAGTGATCGGGTCATTTCAGCAGGAGATGCCTTGACCCTTGATTTTGGTTGCTTGTATAACCACTATGTCAGCGATATGACACGGACTATCTATGCAGGACATGTCAGCGACAAGGAAAGAGAAATTTACGAAACCGTTTTGAAAGCCAATCAAGCCTTGATTGATGCGGCTAAAGATGGACTTGGCTTCCGTGATTTTGATAAAATTCCACGTGATGTGATCGAAAGAGCCGGCTATGGTCAATACTTTACTCATGGAATCGGTCATGGAATTGGGCTAGATATCCACGAAGAGCCATACTTCAGCCAAACGTCTAAAGAAGCGATTCAAGCAGGGATGGTCTTAACAGATGAGCCAGGTATTTATATCGAAGGTCTCTCTGGTGTGCGGATCGAAGATGACCTCTTGATCACAGAAACAGGCTGTGAAGTCTTGACCCTTGCTCCTAAAGAATTGATTGTCCTATAA
- the efp gene encoding elongation factor P, with translation MIEASKLKAGMTFETADGKLIRVLEASHHKPGKGNTIMRMKLRDVRTGSTFDTSYRPEEKFEQAIIETVPAQYLYKMDDTAYFMNTETYDQYEIPVVNVEQELLYILENSEVKIQFYGSEVIGVTVPTTVELTVAETQPSIKGATVTGSGKPATMETGLVVNVPDFIEAGQKLVINTTEGTYVSRA, from the coding sequence ATGATCGAAGCAAGTAAATTGAAAGCTGGTATGACTTTTGAAACAGCTGACGGAAAATTGATCCGCGTTTTGGAAGCTAGCCACCACAAACCAGGTAAAGGAAACACTATCATGCGTATGAAATTGCGTGATGTCCGTACTGGTTCAACATTTGATACAAGCTACCGTCCAGAAGAAAAATTTGAACAAGCGATTATCGAAACTGTTCCAGCTCAATACTTGTACAAAATGGATGATACAGCCTACTTCATGAACACTGAAACATATGACCAATATGAAATTCCAGTTGTGAATGTAGAACAAGAATTGCTTTACATCCTTGAAAACTCAGAAGTAAAAATTCAATTCTACGGAAGCGAAGTCATCGGTGTAACAGTACCTACAACTGTTGAATTGACTGTTGCAGAAACTCAACCATCTATCAAAGGTGCTACAGTGACTGGTTCTGGTAAACCTGCTACAATGGAAACTGGTTTGGTCGTAAACGTTCCTGACTTCATCGAAGCTGGACAAAAATTGGTCATTAACACTACTGAAGGAACTTACGTTTCTCGTGCATAA
- a CDS encoding Asp23/Gls24 family envelope stress response protein — MATEQFGDIVIAPRVLEKIIAIATAKVEGVYSLENKSVSDSLSKRSLGRGVYLHTEEDGQVSVDIYLYLEYGVAVPSVAVAIQKAVKSAVYDMADVTLDAVNIHVVGIATEKSPKPDLKDLFNEDFLND, encoded by the coding sequence ATGGCAACTGAACAATTTGGTGACATCGTTATTGCACCACGTGTATTAGAAAAAATTATTGCGATTGCGACAGCAAAAGTAGAGGGTGTCTATTCGCTTGAAAACAAGAGTGTTTCAGATAGCTTATCCAAACGCTCACTTGGACGTGGCGTTTACCTTCATACAGAAGAAGATGGTCAAGTTTCAGTAGACATCTATCTCTATTTAGAATATGGAGTGGCTGTACCATCTGTCGCTGTAGCCATTCAAAAAGCGGTTAAGTCTGCAGTTTATGATATGGCAGATGTAACCTTGGATGCTGTCAACATTCACGTTGTTGGTATTGCAACGGAAAAATCTCCAAAACCAGACTTGAAAGACTTGTTTAATGAGGACTTCCTCAATGACTGA
- the nusB gene encoding transcription antitermination factor NusB, translated as MTDEILLESRRDLRERAFQALMALEYDGDIVEACRFAYLHDKDLAEDKEVDLPAFLMNLVTGVYQSKDQLDQQIGQHLKTGWTVERLTLVEKNILRLGIYEMTEFDTPQIVAVNEAVELAKAFSDETSSRFVNGVLSQFVTEE; from the coding sequence ATGACTGATGAAATTTTATTAGAATCACGTCGAGATTTGCGTGAGCGCGCCTTCCAAGCCTTGATGGCCTTGGAATACGATGGAGACATTGTTGAAGCTTGTCGCTTTGCTTATCTACATGACAAGGACCTAGCAGAAGACAAAGAAGTCGATCTTCCTGCCTTTCTCATGAATCTCGTGACGGGTGTCTATCAGTCAAAAGATCAACTAGACCAACAAATCGGTCAACATTTGAAAACCGGCTGGACTGTTGAGCGCTTGACCTTGGTAGAGAAAAACATCCTTCGTCTGGGAATTTATGAAATGACAGAGTTTGATACACCACAGATCGTCGCAGTCAATGAAGCGGTGGAATTGGCCAAGGCCTTTTCAGATGAAACCTCTTCACGATTTGTCAACGGTGTCCTCAGTCAATTTGTGACAGAAGAATAA
- a CDS encoding LacI family DNA-binding transcriptional regulator, translating to MVAKLTDVAKLAGVSPTTVSRVINKKGYLSEKTIQKVQEAMRELGYKPNNVARSLQGKSAKLVGLIFPNISNVFYAELIDKLEHQLFKHGYKTIICNSEHDSEKEREYIEMLEANQVDGIISGSHNLGIEDYNRVTAPIIAFDRNLSPEIPVVSSDNYAGGVLAAETLVKTGARKIIMITGNDNSNSPTGLRHAGFASVLPESMIINVSSDFSPIRKEMEIKQILTHHKPDAIFASDDLTAILIMKVARELDIQIPQDLKVIGYDGTQFIETYTPELTTIQQPLEDIAILMVDLLLQKIEGKKVATTGYFLPVSLHSGKSV from the coding sequence ATGGTCGCAAAGCTAACTGATGTCGCCAAACTCGCCGGTGTCAGCCCTACTACTGTCTCACGGGTTATCAATAAAAAAGGATACCTGTCTGAAAAAACGATCCAAAAAGTCCAAGAAGCCATGCGAGAATTGGGCTATAAACCTAACAATGTTGCTCGTAGCCTCCAAGGAAAATCAGCCAAGTTAGTCGGCTTGATCTTTCCCAACATCAGTAATGTTTTCTATGCTGAATTAATCGACAAACTAGAGCACCAACTCTTCAAACACGGCTATAAAACCATCATCTGCAATAGTGAACACGACTCCGAAAAAGAGCGCGAATACATTGAGATGTTGGAGGCCAACCAGGTAGATGGCATCATTTCAGGAAGCCATAATTTGGGCATTGAAGATTACAACCGGGTAACTGCTCCTATCATTGCTTTTGACCGCAACCTCTCCCCAGAAATTCCGGTTGTCTCTTCAGACAACTACGCTGGCGGGGTGCTTGCAGCAGAAACTTTAGTAAAAACCGGAGCCCGAAAGATTATCATGATCACAGGGAATGACAACTCTAACTCCCCAACTGGCTTGCGTCATGCGGGATTTGCATCAGTTCTACCTGAGTCCATGATCATTAATGTTTCCAGTGATTTCTCCCCTATTCGCAAAGAAATGGAAATCAAACAGATTTTAACCCACCACAAACCAGATGCCATTTTTGCCTCCGATGATTTGACGGCGATCTTGATCATGAAAGTCGCTAGAGAATTAGATATTCAGATTCCTCAGGATTTGAAAGTGATTGGTTATGATGGAACCCAGTTCATCGAGACCTATACACCTGAACTGACAACCATCCAACAACCCCTCGAAGACATTGCTATCCTCATGGTGGATCTTTTACTCCAAAAGATAGAAGGAAAAAAAGTAGCAACTACCGGTTATTTCTTGCCCGTTAGTCTCCACTCTGGAAAAAGTGTCTAA
- a CDS encoding sucrose-6-phosphate hydrolase, with translation MEWTTERRYRRYEDWTTEEKQAIQENMAKSPWHTHYHVEPKAGLLNDPNGFSYFDGKWILFYQNFPFGAAHGLKSWVQTESEDLVHFKETGVTLLPDTDLDSHGAYSGSAMQFGDKLFLFYTGNVRDAEWVRHPYQVGALMNKDGKIEKIDKILIDQPADSTDHFRDPQIFNFKGQFYAIVGGQDLEKKGFIRLYKAVDNDYTNWVAIGDLDFANDRTAYMMECPNLVFVGGQPVLLYCPQGLDKSVLDYDNIYPNMYKIGASFDPEKAKMVDVSELHNLDYGFEAYATQGFNAPDGRAYAVSWLGLPDVSYPTDSYDYQGALSLVKELTIKDGKLYQYPVEAIKDLSAESEAFANKAQTKNCYELELQFEKDSQNEIVLFADAEGKGLTLTFDLAKGLVTVDRSQAGEQYAQEFGASRSCTIANQATTANIFIDNSIFEIFINKGEKVFSGRVYPHADQNGILIKSGTPTGTYYELDYGRKAN, from the coding sequence ATGGAATGGACAACTGAACGTCGTTACAGACGTTACGAAGACTGGACAACAGAGGAAAAGCAAGCCATCCAAGAAAACATGGCGAAATCTCCTTGGCATACACACTATCATGTTGAGCCAAAAGCAGGTCTCTTAAATGATCCTAACGGTTTTTCCTACTTTGATGGGAAATGGATCTTGTTTTACCAAAATTTTCCATTTGGAGCAGCTCATGGATTGAAATCATGGGTACAAACAGAAAGCGAAGACTTGGTTCATTTCAAAGAAACTGGTGTAACGCTTCTTCCAGACACAGATCTGGATAGTCATGGAGCTTATTCCGGATCAGCCATGCAGTTTGGTGACAAACTATTCCTATTCTACACCGGAAATGTTCGTGATGCAGAATGGGTTCGTCATCCATACCAAGTCGGTGCTTTGATGAACAAGGACGGAAAGATTGAAAAAATTGACAAAATCTTGATTGATCAACCGGCTGACTCTACGGATCACTTCCGTGACCCACAGATTTTTAATTTCAAGGGTCAATTCTACGCTATCGTTGGCGGTCAAGACCTTGAGAAGAAAGGATTCATCCGTCTCTATAAGGCTGTAGATAACGACTATACCAACTGGGTTGCAATCGGTGACTTGGATTTTGCAAACGATCGGACAGCTTATATGATGGAATGTCCTAACCTAGTCTTTGTTGGAGGCCAACCCGTTCTCCTCTACTGTCCTCAAGGCTTAGATAAATCCGTTCTCGATTATGACAATATCTATCCAAATATGTACAAGATCGGGGCAAGCTTTGACCCAGAAAAGGCCAAAATGGTCGATGTATCTGAATTGCATAATCTCGACTATGGTTTTGAAGCCTATGCCACTCAAGGATTTAATGCTCCCGATGGACGTGCCTATGCTGTTAGCTGGCTAGGTCTTCCAGACGTTTCTTATCCAACGGATTCCTATGACTACCAAGGAGCTCTCTCACTGGTCAAAGAATTAACCATCAAAGATGGCAAACTCTACCAATACCCAGTTGAAGCGATCAAGGACTTGAGCGCTGAGAGTGAGGCATTTGCCAACAAGGCACAAACCAAGAACTGCTATGAATTGGAATTGCAGTTTGAAAAGGATAGCCAGAACGAAATCGTCCTCTTTGCAGATGCAGAAGGAAAGGGCTTAACTCTCACATTTGATCTGGCTAAAGGATTGGTCACAGTCGATCGAAGCCAGGCTGGTGAGCAATATGCCCAAGAATTCGGTGCGAGCCGTAGCTGCACAATCGCTAACCAAGCAACAACCGCTAATATTTTCATTGACAATTCGATTTTTGAAATCTTTATCAATAAAGGAGAAAAAGTATTTTCTGGTCGGGTCTACCCACATGCAGATCAAAATGGAATCTTGATCAAGTCTGGAACCCCTACTGGAACATACTACGAACTTGATTATGGTCGCAAAGCTAACTGA
- a CDS encoding sucrose-specific PTS transporter subunit IIBC produces the protein MSNTEIAKQVIDAIGGVENVSSVAHCATRLRVMVKDESKINKDVVENIEKVQGAFFNSGQYQIIFGTGTVNKIYDEVVALGLPTSSKDEMKAEAAKQGNWFQRAIRTFGDVFVPILPAIVATGLFMGIRGAIAQDQVLALFGTTADAFKSTDFYTYSTILTDTAFAFFPALISWSAFRVFGGNPVLGIVIGLMMVSPTLPNAWVVAEDPSKAATYFGIFHHVVGFQNSVLPAFFVGLIGAKLEKWLHKKIPDVLDLLLVPLFTLTIMSFLALFIIGPFFHSIEEYVLNVTKFILNLPFGLAGLLIGGVHQLIVVTGVHHIFNLLESQLITADKKDPFNAIITAAMTAQAGATLAVAVKSKSQKVKALAFPATISALLGITEPAIFGVNLRYVKPFVIALGAGAVGGWIASMLNLAGTGFGITIIPGTLLYLNGQLLKYVFMVVFTTALSFGLTYMFGYEDEASSVPAEDKEAEAIIEEETTGALPASLQDETIISPIVGQAVALSDVNDPVFSSGAMGQGIAIKPTEGVVYAPADAEVTIAFATGHAYGLKTANGAEILIHVGIDTVSMNGEGFDQKVAQGDKVKAGDVLGTFDAAKIAAAGLEDTTMVIVTNTADYASVTPVATGSVAKGDAIIEVKA, from the coding sequence ATGTCAAATACAGAAATTGCAAAGCAGGTCATCGATGCAATCGGTGGGGTTGAGAACGTTAGCAGTGTTGCTCACTGTGCGACTCGTCTTCGCGTGATGGTAAAAGATGAATCAAAAATCAACAAAGATGTTGTTGAGAACATTGAAAAAGTACAAGGTGCTTTCTTTAACTCAGGTCAATACCAAATCATCTTTGGTACTGGTACTGTAAACAAGATCTATGATGAAGTAGTAGCTCTTGGCTTACCAACATCATCAAAAGATGAAATGAAAGCAGAAGCCGCTAAACAAGGAAACTGGTTCCAACGCGCGATCCGTACCTTTGGAGACGTTTTTGTTCCAATTCTACCAGCAATTGTTGCGACTGGATTGTTTATGGGGATTCGTGGTGCCATTGCTCAAGACCAGGTTTTGGCTTTGTTTGGCACAACAGCAGATGCATTTAAATCTACTGATTTTTATACCTATTCAACAATTTTAACTGATACCGCGTTTGCCTTCTTCCCAGCCTTGATTTCATGGTCTGCATTCCGAGTATTCGGAGGAAATCCTGTTCTTGGGATTGTAATTGGTTTGATGATGGTTAGTCCGACACTTCCAAATGCGTGGGTTGTAGCGGAAGATCCTTCTAAAGCAGCAACATACTTTGGTATCTTCCATCATGTGGTTGGATTCCAGAACTCAGTTCTTCCCGCTTTCTTCGTTGGTCTAATTGGTGCGAAACTTGAAAAGTGGCTCCATAAGAAAATTCCAGATGTCTTAGATTTGTTATTGGTTCCATTATTCACATTGACAATCATGTCATTCCTCGCTTTGTTTATTATTGGTCCATTCTTCCACAGTATCGAAGAATATGTACTAAATGTAACTAAGTTTATTTTGAATTTACCATTTGGTCTTGCAGGTCTTCTTATTGGTGGCGTTCATCAGTTGATTGTCGTTACCGGCGTCCATCATATCTTTAATCTTCTTGAATCACAATTAATTACTGCAGATAAAAAAGATCCATTTAATGCAATTATTACAGCGGCTATGACTGCACAAGCTGGAGCTACTTTAGCAGTGGCAGTGAAATCTAAATCTCAAAAAGTGAAAGCTCTAGCATTTCCTGCAACTATCTCTGCCTTGTTAGGTATTACTGAGCCTGCAATCTTTGGTGTAAACTTGCGTTATGTGAAACCATTCGTTATTGCTTTGGGAGCAGGTGCAGTAGGTGGTTGGATTGCATCTATGTTAAATCTTGCTGGTACAGGATTTGGTATTACAATTATTCCAGGAACGCTTCTCTATCTAAACGGTCAATTATTGAAATATGTATTTATGGTTGTATTTACAACTGCCCTAAGTTTCGGTTTGACTTATATGTTTGGTTATGAAGATGAAGCTTCATCAGTTCCTGCAGAGGACAAAGAAGCAGAAGCTATTATTGAAGAAGAAACAACTGGAGCTCTTCCAGCATCTCTTCAAGACGAAACCATTATCTCTCCGATCGTTGGTCAAGCTGTTGCTTTGTCTGATGTGAATGATCCTGTCTTCTCAAGTGGAGCGATGGGACAAGGAATTGCCATCAAACCAACTGAAGGCGTTGTCTATGCACCAGCTGATGCTGAAGTAACCATTGCTTTTGCAACTGGTCACGCTTACGGTTTGAAGACCGCTAATGGTGCTGAAATCTTGATCCACGTTGGGATTGATACCGTATCAATGAACGGTGAAGGATTTGATCAAAAAGTAGCTCAAGGTGATAAAGTGAAAGCTGGTGATGTCCTTGGTACATTTGATGCAGCGAAAATTGCCGCAGCTGGTCTTGAAGACACAACTATGGTGATCGTCACTAACACAGCTGACTATGCTTCTGTCACACCTGTTGCAACTGGATCTGTTGCGAAGGGTGATGCGATCATCGAAGTCAAAGCTTAA
- the scrK gene encoding fructokinase ScrK, with product MTKLYGSLEAGGTKFVCAVGDENYNVVEKVQFPTTKPIETIDKCIEFFSKFEDLVGLAIGSFGPIDIDPNSNTYGFITTTPKPNWANVDIVGAFRRALNVPIYFTTDVNSSAYGEVVARNNAGGHIENLVYYTIGTGIGAGVIQRGEFIGGAGHPEMGHYYVAQHPMDVEKEFKGVCPFHNGCLEGLAAGPSLEARTGIRGENIELNSNVWDIQAYYIAQAAVNATVTFRPDVVVFGGGVMAQQHMLDRVRTKFTALLNGYLPVPDVRDYIVTPAVAGNGSATLGNFVLAKEVSEKLKK from the coding sequence ATGACAAAATTATATGGAAGTTTGGAAGCTGGCGGTACAAAATTTGTTTGTGCAGTTGGTGATGAAAACTATAATGTTGTGGAAAAAGTACAATTTCCAACAACCAAGCCAATTGAGACGATTGATAAGTGTATTGAATTTTTCTCAAAATTTGAGGATCTAGTTGGGCTTGCGATTGGATCATTTGGACCAATTGATATCGATCCAAATTCAAACACTTATGGTTTCATCACAACGACTCCAAAACCAAATTGGGCCAATGTAGATATCGTTGGGGCTTTCCGTCGTGCCTTGAATGTACCTATCTATTTCACAACAGATGTAAATAGTTCTGCCTATGGAGAAGTAGTCGCACGCAATAACGCGGGTGGCCATATCGAAAACTTGGTTTACTATACAATCGGAACAGGAATCGGAGCTGGTGTCATCCAACGTGGCGAGTTTATCGGGGGAGCTGGACACCCAGAAATGGGGCACTACTATGTGGCTCAACACCCAATGGATGTGGAAAAAGAATTCAAGGGTGTTTGTCCTTTCCACAATGGCTGTTTGGAAGGTCTTGCGGCTGGTCCTAGTCTCGAAGCTCGTACGGGTATTCGTGGGGAAAACATTGAACTCAACAGCAATGTATGGGATATTCAAGCCTACTACATCGCACAAGCAGCAGTGAATGCGACAGTTACCTTCCGCCCAGACGTCGTTGTCTTTGGAGGGGGAGTAATGGCTCAACAACATATGTTAGATCGTGTTCGCACGAAATTTACTGCCCTCTTGAACGGTTACCTCCCTGTACCAGATGTGAGAGATTATATTGTGACACCTGCAGTTGCCGGCAATGGTTCAGCGACCTTGGGGAACTTTGTCCTTGCAAAAGAAGTGAGCGAAAAGCTTAAAAAATAA
- a CDS encoding peptide deformylase has protein sequence MKKNIVKDVLFLGQKSEEATPEDRTLALDLQDTLNAHLLECVGLAANMIGVKKRAIIIRIGSENLVLFNPVLLEKKKPYQTEEGCLSLVGSRPTTRYEEITVTYRDVNWNAKTIHLSGFPAQICQHEMDHLEGIII, from the coding sequence ATGAAAAAGAATATTGTAAAGGATGTCTTATTCTTGGGTCAAAAGTCAGAAGAAGCGACACCTGAGGATCGCACCTTGGCTTTGGATTTGCAGGACACCTTAAATGCTCATCTCCTTGAGTGTGTTGGTTTAGCGGCTAATATGATCGGGGTGAAAAAACGGGCGATTATCATCCGAATAGGAAGTGAAAATTTGGTCCTGTTTAATCCTGTTCTCCTTGAAAAGAAAAAACCTTACCAAACAGAGGAAGGATGCTTGTCCTTGGTAGGGAGTCGGCCGACCACCCGTTATGAGGAGATTACAGTGACCTATCGAGATGTGAATTGGAATGCAAAAACAATTCATTTGTCAGGCTTTCCGGCCCAGATCTGTCAGCACGAAATGGATCATCTAGAAGGCATTATTATCTAG
- a CDS encoding MarR family winged helix-turn-helix transcriptional regulator — MEKPLQELKKIGHLIHLMVEREAKKRGFEFSAGPQGQVLRFLSHREKEGKVTLIRDVEQELHITKSVTSNLIKRMEKNGFIYLEASPTDKRAKYVYLTDSVKANLNDMKQFFEEVERSLVAGVSEEELAIFFKVMHQFYENMKKRSEE; from the coding sequence ATGGAAAAGCCATTACAAGAATTAAAAAAAATTGGCCATCTCATTCACCTCATGGTGGAAAGAGAGGCCAAGAAGAGAGGGTTTGAATTTAGCGCAGGACCACAAGGTCAGGTATTGAGATTCTTATCTCATCGTGAAAAGGAGGGAAAAGTGACCTTAATTCGGGATGTTGAACAGGAACTTCATATCACAAAATCCGTGACCAGTAATCTGATCAAGCGAATGGAGAAAAATGGGTTTATTTATTTAGAGGCTAGTCCGACCGATAAACGGGCCAAGTATGTCTACCTAACAGACAGTGTGAAAGCCAATTTGAATGACATGAAGCAATTCTTTGAAGAGGTAGAACGGAGTCTAGTAGCGGGTGTATCAGAAGAAGAATTGGCTATCTTTTTCAAGGTTATGCATCAATTTTATGAGAATATGAAAAAAAGGAGCGAGGAATGA
- a CDS encoding ABC transporter ATP-binding protein, with the protein MINIFRRLTAKEWGVIALSTVFICLAVWMDLKTPEYLSDITTLLAKEGTKVSDIMEPGSKMLLFSFGSFLMAVLVGFLASRVAASFTTRLRGEIFHQVMDYSDAEIKKFSVPSLLTRTTNDLTQLQIMIVMGMQVVTRGPIMAIWALTKIWGKSSAWTTSVGIAVLMVLILLSVLVLIAFPRQQKVQGLTDALNATTRESLTGVRVVRAYNAEAYQNEKFQAENKGLTRLNLFVYRLMSLMNPVMTVVSSGLTLAIYWIGAHLINDIAMPKDPTKIFTSPALADRTKVFSDMITFSSYAMQVVVGFMMMVAILIILPRALVSAKRINQVLALEPSVAFPSESKETTGQAGTVEFQDVSFRYGRTSRAVIEHVTFSAQKGQTVAFIGSTGSGKSTLVNLIPRFYDATEGKILVDGVNVKGYSHQELNNKVGYIPQKAVLFSGTIRSNMEFGESSQGKLEDEAIWKALELAQAKEFVATKEKDLDTEVAQGGSNFSGGQRQRLAIARALARKPEILIFDDSFSALDYKTDRILRQALKEELADTTKLIVAQRISTIMDADLILVLDQGKVVGQGTHKELLATNEVYQEIAYSQLSKEELEHA; encoded by the coding sequence ATGATCAATATATTTCGGCGCTTAACCGCCAAAGAATGGGGCGTGATTGCCCTTAGTACGGTCTTTATCTGTCTGGCAGTTTGGATGGATTTAAAGACCCCGGAATACTTGTCCGATATTACGACCCTCTTAGCTAAGGAGGGGACCAAGGTTTCTGATATCATGGAGCCAGGGAGTAAGATGTTGCTCTTCTCTTTTGGAAGCTTTTTGATGGCAGTTCTTGTGGGCTTTTTGGCTTCACGAGTCGCTGCCAGCTTTACGACGCGGCTTCGAGGAGAGATTTTCCACCAGGTGATGGATTACTCTGATGCAGAGATCAAGAAATTCTCCGTTCCCTCTCTCTTGACTCGGACGACCAATGATTTGACCCAGTTACAAATCATGATTGTCATGGGGATGCAGGTCGTGACGCGTGGGCCTATTATGGCGATTTGGGCCTTGACCAAGATTTGGGGCAAGAGCAGTGCCTGGACAACTTCTGTTGGGATTGCGGTCTTGATGGTCTTGATTCTGCTTTCTGTTCTGGTTCTGATTGCCTTTCCACGCCAGCAAAAGGTTCAAGGTTTGACCGATGCCTTGAATGCGACGACACGGGAGAGTTTGACTGGGGTGCGGGTCGTTCGCGCCTACAATGCGGAAGCGTATCAAAATGAGAAATTCCAGGCTGAAAACAAGGGCTTAACCCGTCTAAATCTCTTTGTTTATCGTTTGATGTCTCTGATGAACCCTGTCATGACAGTGGTATCAAGTGGCTTGACCCTTGCTATCTACTGGATTGGGGCGCACTTGATCAATGATATCGCCATGCCAAAAGATCCTACAAAGATCTTCACCAGTCCTGCATTAGCGGATCGGACCAAGGTCTTCTCAGATATGATCACCTTTTCTTCTTACGCCATGCAGGTTGTCGTTGGCTTTATGATGATGGTGGCCATCTTGATTATTCTTCCTCGTGCACTAGTATCCGCAAAACGGATTAATCAGGTCTTGGCTCTTGAACCGTCTGTAGCCTTCCCAAGTGAGTCAAAAGAAACAACAGGCCAAGCAGGTACAGTAGAATTTCAAGATGTTTCCTTCCGCTATGGACGGACTTCCCGTGCGGTGATTGAACATGTGACCTTCTCAGCTCAGAAAGGACAAACTGTTGCCTTCATCGGATCAACTGGTTCTGGTAAATCCACTTTGGTCAATTTAATCCCACGTTTTTACGATGCGACAGAAGGAAAGATCTTAGTGGATGGCGTCAATGTCAAGGGCTATAGCCACCAAGAATTGAACAATAAAGTCGGCTACATTCCCCAAAAAGCAGTGCTCTTCAGTGGCACTATTCGCTCCAATATGGAATTTGGAGAAAGTAGTCAAGGAAAATTAGAGGATGAAGCTATTTGGAAAGCTCTTGAATTGGCCCAAGCCAAAGAGTTTGTTGCCACAAAAGAGAAGGACTTGGATACAGAAGTAGCGCAAGGAGGAAGCAACTTCTCTGGAGGACAACGTCAACGTTTGGCCATTGCGCGTGCCCTTGCACGCAAGCCCGAGATCCTCATCTTTGATGATTCCTTCTCAGCCCTGGATTATAAAACGGATCGTATCTTGCGACAAGCCCTAAAAGAAGAGTTGGCAGATACGACCAAATTGATCGTTGCCCAACGGATTTCGACCATTATGGATGCGGATTTGATTTTGGTCCTGGATCAAGGGAAGGTCGTCGGTCAAGGTACCCACAAGGAATTGCTTGCGACCAATGAAGTCTATCAAGAAATTGCCTATTCACAATTGTCTAAGGAGGAGTTGGAACATGCATAA